In Stigmatopora nigra isolate UIUO_SnigA chromosome 21, RoL_Snig_1.1, whole genome shotgun sequence, the genomic stretch GGTGTAAAAAAAGGAAGTAAATGTACTAATTTAACCACGTTTGGAACCGTAAGAATGGCAGACCGTCATTCAATGGTGACGACCAACTTAGCCATTAAAAACGCTATTGAAGGAACATGAAAAAGCCACAGAAACCGAACAATGGCGTCAGGTGTTGATAAAATATAATTAGGCTGATAATGGCGCGTATAGTCATTAGTCGTTACCAGTAACAGCTGCTGTATTGACACTCATCCTGTGCCGGCGTGATCCTGTCTTCCGTCATTTTGGAGCCGACGACAAGTCGTCGTGATCATCTTTCAGCATAAAAGTTGCAATAACTGACATTTGCTCAACATTAACAACAATACTCCTAGGAATTCCTGCCTTTCGGGGCCAATTgttaattcaaaacaaaagtgcTGTGACTCAAACGGGTTCTGCTTAAGAAATGGTTCTGGGCAAAAAGAAGCTTTTAAGTTGAAAGGTCAACGACCGGACgcgatttttttctctcccaaaaCTTTAATAGTAACAGGAATATTCTCATAAGAATTTAAAAAGCCAAGAAAGTTTTctttcataaaaacaaaatactttcCTCATAGCATACGAGTTTTCAATGGAAGCCTAACTTAAattttataatattaataaaataggCATGTCACAAATTCCCATGGTGAGCAAAAGCAGCATTTCAAAGGGAGTTAGCGATAACTGACCAATGTTTTGTCAATTTATGTAACCTTATGAATGACAGACCACAATTGGTACTTTAAGAACCATTTAAAATTCAGTCAGTGATGATCTAATGGACAGATGTGTGTAATTAGTCTCCTGTCAACATCATATTCTAGCCTTTGCATTCGagggaaaacatttatttaaaaaaaaacaacaccaccAGTGTCAAAAGGACAAGTGTGCTGTTAGGTAAAGAGACGGATCGTGCCATCCGCGCCGGACGAAAAGACCCAAGGCTGCGTGGGGTGAAATGTCACATCCAACACACCCAGTTCCCGAGTGATGACATGACCTCTCAGAAGCTTGACCGGAACGATGAGCGGGTTCTGCAACAGGtcgctggaaaaaaaaaaaacaacaacattgggtTAGCCCACGTGTGACTGCTACAGTGCGTGCCCGCCGTTAGCTATCGTACTTGTAAACGGTCCCGTGGCAGACTATAACAGTGCCATCGTCGGATGCAGAGGCGAAGAGAGGGTAATGTCGATGGTAGGCCACGGCCCTCACCGCCTTCTTGTGATGTCTGCAGACAGGGGAAGCCATGAGTCGGGCCCGGACGCAACATTGGTGCGCAAACCTGTTAGCCGCTACTTACCGTAGCATCTTGTAAGGTTTGGTGGAGAGGTCCAGGTCAAACCAGTTGAGTCGGCAGTCGTAACTGCCGCAGATAATATTATCACCTGCGAGCAAGAGGGAGATGTGGTTACCCGATATGTTTTCCAGTTAGCGTGTTTGGCCATTCGTCTAACCTCCGGGGTGGATGGCCATGCTGGAAATCCATTTAGAGTTAGCCTGGAGCTTCTTGGTCATCTCCTGCTTGACTAGATTGTAAATGCGGATGTAGCGCTGGGTGGCCACCAGGAAATAGGGCCGCAGAGGGTGGAAGGAGACACACTGGACCAAGCCCTTGTTACGCCGGAAGGGATTCTGGCTACGTCTAGTGCTCAGTTGGTGGACCAACACCTGCTGATGGCTACTGTTGTCTGGCATGACCGAGGCCAGGTAGTCCCCCTTGGCGTGCCAAGCCACTTGCCGGATTTCCTAAGGACAGGGGGGGTTAAAACACAGTTGTCAAAATGGCCGGCGCTTCGGGCCGCTCAGAGCTACGCACTTTGGGGTGTTTTATTTTCACACGGAAGCCCTGCTGGTGCTCGTCGCCTTCCGCGTCGCTCCATTGGGCGGGCACCTCGGCCGACTGGGCCGACTGGGCCTCCGGGCGAGTGGCCAGCAGTTGCTCGGAATTGCGGATGATTTGTCGGTCCGCCAGCGACGGCATCAGGATCAACACCAGCGTGTCCCTGAAAATGCAAAGGCGTCACGGCGGGAGCGCGGGAGTGCCGTGAAACTCGAGCGGCTGCTACTTACAGGGCGACGGCCAGGAGACACAAGGTCGGGTTGGGGTTCCAACTCAAGCTCTTGACAGCTCCTCCCACCTGGACCACCTTGACGCAGCGGGACGAATTAACCTCCCAGAACCTGACGGAGCCGTCGTCGCTTCCTGAAAGAGCCAATGTTGTCAGTGTCGACCTTAATATGACATACATTTTTTGTCGCGTGGTGCAATCAAAAAAATTCTACATATTCatttttagatcttacaaaATCATCTGAatgtgatcctaaaacagaaagtcggcactagtgatttactttctcgggccgcacaaaatgatgcggcgggccagatttggccccccgggccgccactttgacacctgtttaTTTAGTGTTCAAGGGTGCAATATTATATGAAGTCATGGAACATCATGAGACTACAGGTGTaatataactggattaaaaaaaaatacacgatGAAAGtcattatattaattatttttatgttacgtTTTGACTTATTATTGTAATAGCTATAGAATTAAAAGGTTGAAGTAAGCAGGCAAAATTCTAAACAGTGTCTTAGTGACACCGTGACTTCGACCAATAGCAGACCAGAATCTTAGGGACGTATGAGGCGAGTGACTGGTGTAAGGTGGAAGAATACCATAAGAAAAGTCCCACTCACCCGACGCTAGCCACTGTCCTGATGGGGAAATGCTAATGGACCGAACCAGACCGCCGTGACCGCGATAAACCTAGAAACAGAAAACCCGGGGCCGTCAAGTCCGACTCTTAGCGGCATTTGTGAGCATGTGCGTGTTTGTACCAGCGACTGTATGGTGGGGAAGGGTTGCAGATCTTTAGGTTTCGGAAGCTTCGGGATGAGGTCTTCGGGATCCACGTTGACCTACGGGGGAGAGGAGGGCGGCGTTAGTGAGCGATTGAGCAAGCGAGGGGTCCGTAGATGGACTTTGGGGTGTTATGTTACCCGCATCTTTCTCTGGCGGGGGCAAAGATAAAGGTCCAGGCAGCGCTCAAATCTCTCGTGGATGAAACGAGGATAGGCCGGGACATGGCGGAGGGCACCGTACTTGGCGGGGACGAACGGCAACTTCCTGTCCGAAGGATCTTGCTGTTCCCACAATGCTTTCTGCCGAACAGATGGGGATTAGCGCTGGGGCTAATGCGCTAGCCACTGACGGGGGGGAAAAGTACCTCCTCGTCCGTGAACAGGTACTCTGGCGGGGGGTTGTAGGACTCCTGGTGACCGGGGAGCGGGGTCTTGGGGGCGGGCAGGTGCATCCTGTGGTTGGCCACCTGGGAGGAGTCCTCGTTGCCCCAAAGGTCGTAAAAGCGAcctttgtcgtcgtcgtcgcggGGCCGACAAGGTTTGAGCCAACCCATCTTGATGGCGTTGACCATCTTGGAGACCTGAGGGCGAACGTGGAGGCGTCAGCGGGCGGGACGGGCGGCTGGCGAGAGGGAGAGGCTTACCGTCGCTTTCTCCGTCAGTGACGGGATGAAGCTGCGCTTGTCGGCCGGCCGGTTGGTGACGGGATGAAGCATGACGTCTTTGGTGAAGAAATCCACCGAGGGCTGAGGGATGGCAAAGGCGGAGCATTAGCAGTGCCAGAGCGCGGGGGGTGAACGTGGCGGCGTGCGGTCGGCtcacctggtactcgtcgaagTTGACGTCTCCGAACTGACCGCGCTGAAGTCGTTTGACCAGCGCCACCTGTTCGTCCGTGAGCACCACGTCGGTCGCCGTCTGCTTGTCGTGGACCGTTCGCCTGCGAGCGTAAAGCAgcttaaaaaaattgtacatCGTGCAGTAAACTAGGCAACTCTTACCAGTAATCAGGGTTGTCCATTTTGTCCAAGAACTCGTCCAGCTCATCCTTGTTTCTGATAGGCTTGAGAATCTTGTGGCCGTCTAAATTGTAGCCAATGTGAGGGAAGTCTTTGTACCACTCCATGGGGATGTTGCCCACCGTGTTCCTGATGTCCTGATAGGCAACACAATTACATTTCTTACATTACAGCAAAAGTCTAACAAACTAGTCTTGAATTTGGGCGGTGTTCAATGTATTTTGGGCCAATGAGCTTGTTGTATTTGACGACGCGTCATCTTACTTCTTCGTCTGACGAGTCTTGCTCGTACTCGTCTTTCTTGTTGACATTGTCATTTGTGAGGTTGtcctggggaaaaaataaaacatgttaacATCCAGAATATGTCATGAAAATGAGGAGTTAACTTTCACCTCCAGCTGCACTTCATCCAGCTTCACTTCATCCAGCTTCACTTCATCCAGGTTCACTTCATCCAGCTGCACTTCATCCAGCTGCACTTCATCCAGTCCCTCAACCTCGCTGTCACTGTCGCTTCCAGAGTCCTCGAGTCCGGAATAAACGCTGGACTCACTATCGGACTCATCATCTTCGACAGACTCTTTCAACTGGAAGATCTGCgacaggtcaaaggtcagcacAATTACTACACATTATTCACAttcacttttgttttaaatacccAGCCATTCATTATTAATATCAACACATAAATGATGGCCTCAGCCAATTAGCCTGTTGGTTAACGAAGTTGCACCCCAAAATATTAAGATAAGATTAAGTCCCAATTGGCAGAGTGAGACACTCCCACAATGCATTGCGGCCAGTGTGCCGGTGTCTCGTGAACCCACCTATATTGTTAAGATTTGACCTAAAAATAAGATTACTCGAAAGTGCTGCATTAATTGAccttgtgtgtttttatttacgCGTCTCGGGATAGTTAGCATTAGGCAGAGTCGTCCGGCGTTAGCTAGCAGCATTTAACCCCACGCGGCTTTCTTTGGAAAACACGACAACTATCCGTCATAGTCACCTCGTCCTGGTCGTCGTCCTCGGCGACCCGCTTGGTTTTATTTGTCTTCTTTTGGCCGTTTTCTGTCGGTTTCTCCTCGCGCATGTTTTCACTCGGCAACGTGTCCGCCATTGCGCCGCACGTGAACGAGCATGTCCGGAGACGTCACAGCAAAACTTTATTGAAAAGATAGCAGTGGACAAGTATGGTACCCAATGAGTCGCATTTTGATGGCGTCACGGGTTGCCTTGCCAGATTTTTAGCGTATTACTATTCTAAGAACTATTAAAAAACAAGTAATTGCAACATAAGATATTTTACCTCATTACTGTATTTAAGTGAAATTAGTTTGGGttaaatcaatttaattgaaaatgtatGAAGGGAACTTAACATGAATGTAATGTCTGGTCACATAGCATCATTTCTGTAGAGCTCATCTTACAGAAAGAGTCAGTTCTTCACATATATGAACAGAATAGTTCATATTTAGTGAGGTATTTGTTTACAAAACATCTGTAAAATCATGAGTTCTGGATAAAGAGTTATCAAAAGTCTTAAgttgaagtgaaaaaaaaacaacattgtgcACACAAAGATGACTTTGCTCGTTAACTTTATTGAAAGCGAATTACTCGGCCCCGGGACCGCCCCCTGCCTGATCCTTGTCCTTCTTCTTGTGACCCGACACGATGTCGTCGATTCGCAGCAACAAGATGGCCGTCTGTGGAAAAAATGTGTGTCAGAAGACGCACCAACGGGAAGGTGGCGTTTTTTTCCCTCACCTCCACGGCAGTCTTGTACGTCTGAGCCTTAACGGCGAGCGGCTCGCAGATTCCGGCGGCCGCCGTGTCGCAGATGGATCCCGTCTCGCCGTCCACACCCCAGGTCGTGCCGTCCGCCGCTGCGTGCTTAGCCTGCGGCAGACGTCGAACAAGTCAGCGCGTCTGTAACCGAGGAATGTCGTCTACCCCAAAATGGTCGCTTACCCTGAGCGAGGTGAGCACGCGGATGGTGGAGGCGCCGCAGTTCTGGATGAGCGTGCGCGGGATGACTTCCAGGGCCTGAGCGGCGGCACGGTAGGGCCACTGTTCAACGCCCAGCAGGGCGCGTGAACGCTCCGTCAGGCGCTTGGAGACGGCCATCTCCACGGCGCCCCCGCCCGGCAGCAGAGCGGGCTCCATCAGCACATTGCGGCACACCTGCATGGCGTCCTGCAAATTGCGCTCCACCTCCTGTGGGCGGAGATTGGACGGTGAGATTTGTTGGGCGGAACTCGGGGAAGCTCCTTTTCCCCGCACTTACCGCCAAAATCTCCTTGCTAGCGCCTCTGAGGAGGATGGTGCAAGCTTTGGGCTCCTTGCATTCGGTGACGAAGGCAAAGTACTCGTCGCCGATCTTCTTGACCTCGAACAGCCCCGCCCCCATGCCTACGTCTTCCTCGCGCAGCTCGTCGGTGCGGCTGACGATGCGAGCGCCACACGCCCTGCGACCACACGGAGAGGTTATTCGGCTAAAGCtcactagctagctagctagctagctcgctGGCTGGCCCATGCGCTACACCCACCTGGCGATGCGGTTGTTGTCTGTCTTCCTGACGCGGCGGATGGCGGTGATGTTAGCCTTGACCAGATAGTGCTGCGCCAAGTCTGAGGAGGCGGAGCCACAGAGTCAGCCTCCCGTAGGACTGGCGCGAAGCCTTAACCCACCTGAGATCCCCTTCTCGGTGAAGACCAGGTCGGGCTTGACTCGGATGACTTCCTCGCATATCTGCTGGATGTACTCCTCCTCCATTTGCAGGATGCGTGAAAAGTCCTCCTCCTTGCTCATCTCGATGTCAGTCTGCAGGCGGGTGATGGCGACTCAACATCTGGCGGCCAAGCTCGCCCTCCGGCGGCACTCACCTGGCTCTCGCCCTTCTTGTACTCCAGCGAGCAGTCCAACAGCACCACGCGCGGGTCTTTGATGAGGCGCCGCATACGTGGGTGTGTCACGTCCTTGTTGACCATCACACCGCTCAGCACGCACGAGTCCTCGATGATGCCGCCCGGTACCTGCCGCGATCGGCGGAGTGAGACGGCGCTCCCACTGAGGACCCGACTGACGGACCGACCATCCCCTTACCTTTTCCACTTTGGCGTACTTCTTGATGTCAATCTCCCTGCGGCCATTTTCTTCCTTCTCCACGGTGAGCACAGCGTCCAGCGCCATGCCGCACGCCAGGTCCGACCAGCGGCTCAGCGCTTTGGTGTTAATGGCCGAGCGCACGATTTTCAACATGGCTGAGCGGTCTGACGTGTCCACGGGGACGCTGCAAGAGAGCGTGGGTCAGACGTGTCTGAACAGCAACGCCGTGGGACGCCGCCAAACTACCTGATCTCCTTCAAGACTTCCAACATGTCTTCCAGAGCCCGCCTGTAGGCGCTGATGATGACGGTAGGATGAAGCTGCTGCTCCAGGAACTGCTCGGCCACAGACAGCATCTCGCCAGCTAGCGCAAGTTCAAATTCAGTATCTCGGCCAAACGTCGGGTGGCTTCG encodes the following:
- the bop1 gene encoding ribosome biogenesis protein bop1, with product MADTLPSENMREEKPTENGQKKTNKTKRVAEDDDQDEIFQLKESVEDDESDSESSVYSGLEDSGSDSDSEVEGLDEVQLDEVQLDEVNLDEVKLDEVKLDEVQLEDNLTNDNVNKKDEYEQDSSDEEDIRNTVGNIPMEWYKDFPHIGYNLDGHKILKPIRNKDELDEFLDKMDNPDYWRTVHDKQTATDVVLTDEQVALVKRLQRGQFGDVNFDEYQPSVDFFTKDVMLHPVTNRPADKRSFIPSLTEKATVSKMVNAIKMGWLKPCRPRDDDDKGRFYDLWGNEDSSQVANHRMHLPAPKTPLPGHQESYNPPPEYLFTDEEKALWEQQDPSDRKLPFVPAKYGALRHVPAYPRFIHERFERCLDLYLCPRQRKMRVNVDPEDLIPKLPKPKDLQPFPTIQSLVYRGHGGLVRSISISPSGQWLASGSDDGSVRFWEVNSSRCVKVVQVGGAVKSLSWNPNPTLCLLAVALDTLVLILMPSLADRQIIRNSEQLLATRPEAQSAQSAEVPAQWSDAEGDEHQQGFRVKIKHPKEIRQVAWHAKGDYLASVMPDNSSHQQVLVHQLSTRRSQNPFRRNKGLVQCVSFHPLRPYFLVATQRYIRIYNLVKQEMTKKLQANSKWISSMAIHPGGDNIICGSYDCRLNWFDLDLSTKPYKMLRHHKKAVRAVAYHRHYPLFASASDDGTVIVCHGTVYNDLLQNPLIVPVKLLRGHVITRELGVLDVTFHPTQPWVFSSGADGTIRLFT
- the cct3 gene encoding T-complex protein 1 subunit gamma — encoded protein: MFGQQVLVLNQNVKRESGRKVQTGNISAAKTIADVIRTCLGPRAMMKMLLDPNGGIVMTNDGNAILREIQVQHPAAKSMIEISRTQDEEVGDGTTSVIILAGEMLSVAEQFLEQQLHPTVIISAYRRALEDMLEVLKEISVPVDTSDRSAMLKIVRSAINTKALSRWSDLACGMALDAVLTVEKEENGRREIDIKKYAKVEKVPGGIIEDSCVLSGVMVNKDVTHPRMRRLIKDPRVVLLDCSLEYKKGESQTDIEMSKEEDFSRILQMEEEYIQQICEEVIRVKPDLVFTEKGISDLAQHYLVKANITAIRRVRKTDNNRIARACGARIVSRTDELREEDVGMGAGLFEVKKIGDEYFAFVTECKEPKACTILLRGASKEILAEVERNLQDAMQVCRNVLMEPALLPGGGAVEMAVSKRLTERSRALLGVEQWPYRAAAQALEVIPRTLIQNCGASTIRVLTSLRAKHAAADGTTWGVDGETGSICDTAAAGICEPLAVKAQTYKTAVETAILLLRIDDIVSGHKKKDKDQAGGGPGAE